The Aureispira anguillae genome contains a region encoding:
- a CDS encoding PD-(D/E)XK nuclease family protein — protein MKNNYPQIEKLSPSKINFIESCKLRYYNTLIQKPKAIEKKAFNKFSFLGTVIHNVIESYVNNNCIIDDFEQVWNDELEKV, from the coding sequence ATGAAAAATAACTACCCTCAAATAGAGAAGCTGAGTCCTAGCAAAATAAATTTTATTGAAAGCTGTAAGTTAAGATATTACAATACATTAATCCAAAAACCTAAAGCCATAGAAAAAAAAGCTTTCAATAAATTTTCCTTTTTAGGTACTGTAATCCATAACGTAATAGAGAGTTATGTTAACAATAATTGTATAATTGATGATTTTGAACAAGTTTGGAATGATGAGTTAGAGAAAGTGTAG
- a CDS encoding DEAD/DEAH box helicase codes for MINPIGVFEKVIQGYISYVKTAFGTRYEEFEEKRLELLETDGSIYRQPWIELLLEYQSGPKKIDELTVDDLSGFSKEEVRIFKEFVKRGLFTGDYPLYAHQDKMLREALAGKNCVITSGTGSGKTESFLLPLVAYLLKDLIKYKGTSSGVNIDGPHTKGIGKGTGIELIGDNESRLSNRVLQRNNESRPNAIKALIVYPMNALVEDQMTRLRQSLDSNPVREYCSQVLNGHRLFFGRYNSSTPVSGKLHKVGDNGIERNTFKWNQLNKSLTNIASTFNEITDYLESDTTLNEKDKVEIASNFQRLDGAEMRSRFDMHQTPPDILITNFSMLSILLMREVESGMLDETKLWLEAETEWDIENLTDEERNRERKERIFHIVIDELHLYRGTEGTEISYLIRLLYSRLGINPNSNKIRLLASSASLDGQDGTEEFEYSQAFLKGFFGLEENMEVIEGKNIIPRRINDESIEVDFFSRIGFKSNEFLYLSEEEFTTKISAFINSEVETKNGTNILQFLHEVNQNECLISKMVYAFEYKDDDSSPLRFRPFPTFNISSIDNNSEFKSIARKVFGNHDDKTLKNAIKGLLIVRGLLDVYKKELASYNNDKDWKCKLPRFRLHFFVRNIEGLWVTLKDNSNVSLNAEENPFDNFYKESSLAKNDKRIFEALYCECCGTTMIGGTKIANHTDVNESFLGALISTPPEIEKIPEKSQSARVESRSEYDYGVFWPKSIDSSIVNDLLSEGSWQKRFLGIKDGHLYFNSGLDRVAGLYYTPNSGSNLSTETGTALPSVCPNCAADYSRRRNRKSPLRGFRTGFGKTNQVLAKELFKAIPESKEKPRKLVAFSDSREESARFANDIEKENYNEIIKELLVKERANIIIAYQLVSKFEAGAETEAIELKKKLDPKTGTSIYQSLILNKADAATNEQKRLISDVRNKSLSIQSLIDNIIWGLVKKGINPAGPSASNNRLTVRTAGESYYDKTEFWKNCFNWDSNTPDFNREFVKNIGEEDILINFVREQILSEIGRFLFGRLFYSIESSGIAQVMITSSIPSPVSGLTSELYLNILNSSCRILGDNFRYNPSQFDHKLVRGFTEIAPLRRYIENVAEHNGVDSENLGNHIWENITSTFKHRDGKLNLSNLRIRFTEDSDTAYLCPDCRTVHLHNSGGICKSCNSRLTNSSQTTALQIKLENFYAQQFAKIDDSIRMRCEELTGQTDNQLERQRLFKGIITGKNKIVDEIDLLSVTTTLEVGVDIGSLQAVYQGNMSPMRFNYQQRVGRAGRAGQAFNIALTYCRGRNHDEYFFNNPERMTGDLSPVPFLSQSQPQILYRMAIKGIFRKYFSEVIIDSLDGSVHGEFGKIEDFFSSQDNLNNLFTWLEDEKHWINLFKSLSQNLFVDKILYVNYNSLEFKNWLLQEFKDKFEDIGLNYNSGDLAQVMAELGLLPMSGMPTGIRSMILGFEKIDPQTRTFIAKTIDRPLDRAIFDFAPGGQKTKDKRIYTSVGLTPRISEISYNFATNSMEAKLFDDDAYIDATWIIKNTQNNIIDTVKYNPGEMEPSKPVDNTSQTFHLVVIPNGFRTDYSGKPQDREVDQEINTSKPLLFSQSIKNENDRIKTIGMSKATFSGTDYTWRLNTNGDEGFRLKTTSIEEKGATLRNQMIDLDLNSKLGYGFNEAVKNPNIKSIIMSSDETEGLPAISLGARKTTNIFRLFPLELRYELDINPFHTKNSGKKVSAKGAYHSAAFLLQRCLADDRDVSPEEIELAAITEHVLEDETERSVGKIILSDELPNGSGFVEYLFDNLEFFFDMCLNPKEEHRFAKSFINEQHAKQCKSSCYKDLQNYRNLNYHGILDWRLGISLIRVLSNRNYIVGLDNDWSYIDIADWSEFALQLSIDFANSIDKQILADKTNLKVHKGIPFIKYRDINIVVVHPFWNYVGGHYPEDNSLSEIIMECESSERIFFADTFNLYRRMSWSYHEFFKWLRTL; via the coding sequence ATGATAAACCCAATAGGTGTATTTGAAAAAGTAATACAAGGCTATATATCTTATGTTAAAACTGCTTTTGGTACTCGATATGAGGAATTCGAAGAAAAAAGATTAGAGCTTTTAGAAACAGATGGTTCTATCTACAGACAACCATGGATTGAACTTTTGCTCGAGTACCAATCCGGCCCCAAAAAAATTGACGAGCTTACAGTAGATGATTTATCTGGTTTTTCTAAAGAGGAAGTTAGAATTTTCAAAGAATTTGTCAAAAGAGGTCTTTTTACAGGCGATTATCCTCTATATGCACATCAAGACAAAATGTTGAGGGAGGCTCTTGCTGGAAAAAACTGTGTTATTACATCTGGAACAGGTTCAGGTAAGACCGAGTCATTTTTACTTCCTTTAGTCGCATACTTACTGAAGGATTTAATAAAATACAAAGGAACTTCAAGTGGCGTAAATATTGATGGTCCTCATACAAAAGGAATAGGCAAAGGAACAGGTATTGAGTTAATTGGGGATAATGAGTCTAGATTATCAAACAGGGTTCTGCAAAGAAATAATGAAAGTAGGCCTAATGCTATAAAAGCACTTATTGTTTATCCAATGAATGCATTAGTGGAAGATCAAATGACTAGATTAAGACAATCACTTGATAGTAATCCAGTAAGAGAATATTGCAGTCAAGTATTAAATGGTCATAGACTCTTCTTTGGCAGATATAATAGTTCTACTCCTGTTTCTGGTAAATTACACAAAGTAGGAGATAATGGAATAGAAAGAAACACTTTTAAATGGAATCAGTTAAATAAAAGCCTGACCAACATCGCAAGTACTTTTAATGAGATAACTGATTATCTTGAAAGTGACACTACTCTGAATGAAAAGGATAAAGTAGAAATAGCTTCAAATTTTCAACGTCTAGATGGTGCAGAAATGAGGTCAAGGTTTGATATGCATCAAACACCTCCCGATATTCTCATTACTAACTTTTCCATGCTTAGTATACTTCTAATGAGGGAAGTTGAGTCTGGAATGCTTGATGAGACTAAGCTATGGTTAGAAGCAGAAACTGAATGGGATATTGAAAACTTGACAGATGAAGAAAGAAATAGAGAACGTAAAGAACGTATTTTTCATATTGTTATTGATGAACTTCATTTGTATAGAGGAACAGAAGGGACAGAAATATCCTATCTAATTCGGTTACTTTATTCAAGATTGGGGATTAATCCAAATTCTAATAAAATAAGGCTTCTCGCCTCATCAGCTTCATTAGATGGACAAGACGGAACTGAAGAGTTTGAATATAGTCAAGCTTTTTTAAAAGGTTTCTTTGGTCTTGAAGAGAACATGGAAGTTATTGAAGGAAAGAATATCATCCCAAGAAGAATTAATGATGAATCAATAGAAGTAGATTTCTTTTCCAGAATCGGATTTAAGAGTAATGAGTTCTTATATTTATCTGAGGAAGAGTTTACCACAAAGATATCAGCGTTTATAAATTCTGAAGTAGAGACTAAGAATGGTACTAATATTCTTCAATTTTTACATGAAGTTAATCAAAACGAATGCTTAATATCTAAAATGGTCTATGCTTTTGAATATAAAGATGACGACTCTTCTCCATTAAGGTTTCGACCTTTTCCTACATTTAATATTAGTTCAATTGATAACAATTCTGAGTTTAAATCAATTGCGAGAAAAGTATTCGGTAACCATGATGATAAAACTCTGAAAAATGCTATTAAGGGACTCTTAATTGTAAGAGGATTATTAGATGTCTATAAAAAGGAGTTAGCAAGTTATAATAATGATAAAGATTGGAAATGCAAGCTCCCTAGATTTAGACTTCACTTCTTTGTTAGAAATATAGAAGGGTTATGGGTTACATTAAAAGATAATTCAAATGTATCGTTGAATGCTGAAGAAAACCCATTTGATAATTTCTATAAAGAAAGTTCTCTCGCAAAAAACGATAAAAGAATTTTTGAAGCTTTATACTGTGAATGCTGTGGTACAACAATGATTGGTGGAACTAAAATAGCAAACCATACAGATGTAAATGAATCTTTTCTTGGGGCATTAATTAGCACTCCTCCAGAAATAGAAAAAATACCAGAAAAATCGCAATCAGCTAGAGTAGAATCAAGATCTGAATATGACTATGGAGTATTCTGGCCCAAAAGTATAGATAGTAGCATCGTAAATGACTTACTTAGTGAAGGATCTTGGCAAAAACGTTTTCTTGGAATTAAAGATGGACACCTATATTTCAATTCAGGTTTAGATAGAGTCGCTGGATTATATTATACTCCTAATTCAGGAAGTAACCTTTCTACAGAGACAGGAACAGCTCTTCCTTCAGTATGCCCTAATTGTGCAGCAGACTATTCTAGAAGAAGAAATAGGAAATCACCACTAAGAGGTTTTAGGACTGGTTTTGGAAAAACTAATCAGGTACTAGCTAAAGAATTATTTAAGGCTATTCCTGAATCTAAAGAAAAGCCAAGAAAACTTGTTGCGTTTTCTGATTCACGAGAAGAGTCAGCACGTTTTGCAAATGATATAGAAAAAGAGAATTACAATGAAATTATAAAAGAACTTTTAGTTAAAGAACGAGCAAATATCATAATCGCCTATCAGCTAGTCTCCAAATTCGAAGCCGGAGCTGAAACCGAGGCAATAGAATTAAAGAAGAAACTTGATCCCAAGACAGGCACTAGCATATATCAATCATTAATATTAAATAAGGCAGATGCAGCAACAAATGAACAAAAAAGACTTATTTCTGATGTTCGCAATAAATCATTAAGTATTCAAAGTCTTATTGATAACATAATATGGGGTCTTGTAAAGAAAGGAATAAACCCTGCCGGTCCTAGTGCATCAAACAATAGATTAACAGTCAGAACTGCTGGAGAATCTTATTATGATAAAACAGAGTTTTGGAAAAACTGCTTTAATTGGGACTCTAACACCCCCGATTTCAATCGAGAATTTGTCAAAAACATAGGGGAAGAAGACATTCTAATAAACTTTGTTCGGGAGCAAATACTTTCAGAAATTGGACGTTTTTTATTTGGTAGATTATTTTATAGTATTGAATCTTCTGGTATAGCTCAAGTAATGATAACATCTTCAATACCTTCTCCAGTAAGTGGTCTTACTAGTGAACTATATCTAAATATTTTAAACTCTTCTTGTAGAATATTAGGAGATAATTTCAGATATAACCCATCTCAATTTGATCATAAGCTTGTAAGAGGGTTCACCGAAATAGCACCTCTCAGAAGATATATTGAAAATGTAGCTGAGCATAATGGGGTAGATTCTGAGAATTTAGGGAATCATATTTGGGAGAATATTACAAGTACTTTTAAGCATCGAGATGGAAAACTTAATCTTTCAAACCTTCGGATTCGGTTTACAGAAGATAGTGATACTGCCTATTTATGTCCAGATTGTAGGACGGTACACCTTCACAATTCGGGTGGCATTTGCAAAAGTTGCAATAGTAGATTAACAAACTCAAGTCAAACTACAGCTCTCCAGATAAAACTTGAAAACTTCTATGCACAACAATTCGCAAAAATAGATGATTCTATTAGAATGAGATGTGAGGAATTGACAGGTCAAACTGATAATCAACTTGAAAGACAGAGACTTTTCAAAGGTATTATTACAGGAAAGAATAAAATTGTTGATGAAATTGATCTCTTAAGTGTAACAACAACATTAGAAGTTGGTGTTGACATTGGGTCACTTCAAGCTGTCTATCAAGGAAATATGTCTCCTATGAGATTCAACTATCAGCAAAGAGTCGGTAGGGCAGGTCGTGCTGGACAAGCATTTAATATAGCTTTAACATATTGTCGTGGTAGAAATCATGATGAATATTTCTTTAATAATCCTGAAAGAATGACAGGTGATCTTTCTCCAGTTCCATTTTTGAGTCAATCTCAGCCTCAAATTCTTTATAGAATGGCTATAAAAGGTATTTTTAGAAAATATTTTTCTGAAGTCATTATTGATTCATTAGATGGTAGTGTTCATGGAGAATTCGGTAAGATTGAGGATTTTTTCAGTAGCCAAGATAATTTAAATAATCTTTTCACTTGGTTAGAAGATGAGAAACATTGGATTAACTTATTTAAGTCTTTAAGTCAGAATTTATTTGTAGATAAAATTCTATATGTAAACTATAATTCACTTGAATTCAAAAATTGGCTACTTCAAGAATTTAAAGATAAGTTTGAGGACATCGGATTAAATTATAATAGTGGCGATTTAGCTCAAGTTATGGCAGAACTAGGTTTACTGCCAATGTCAGGAATGCCTACAGGAATTAGAAGTATGATTCTTGGCTTTGAAAAGATAGATCCTCAAACACGAACATTTATAGCTAAGACAATTGATAGGCCTCTGGATAGAGCTATCTTTGATTTTGCACCAGGGGGGCAAAAGACAAAAGACAAGAGAATCTATACTAGTGTTGGTTTAACTCCCCGTATTTCAGAAATTTCTTACAATTTCGCTACAAACTCAATGGAGGCGAAGCTATTTGATGATGATGCATACATAGATGCAACGTGGATAATTAAGAACACCCAAAACAATATTATTGATACGGTAAAATATAATCCAGGTGAAATGGAGCCAAGTAAGCCTGTAGATAATACTTCTCAAACTTTTCATCTTGTTGTTATTCCTAATGGTTTTAGAACCGACTACTCAGGTAAACCTCAAGATAGGGAAGTTGACCAAGAGATAAACACTTCAAAGCCTTTACTATTTTCACAATCAATAAAAAATGAAAATGACAGAATCAAAACAATAGGTATGTCTAAAGCTACTTTTTCTGGAACAGATTACACATGGAGATTAAATACTAATGGGGATGAAGGATTTAGGTTGAAAACAACTTCTATTGAAGAAAAAGGAGCAACATTAAGAAACCAAATGATTGATTTAGATTTGAACTCTAAATTAGGATATGGATTCAATGAAGCTGTTAAAAATCCTAATATAAAATCAATAATAATGTCTTCAGATGAAACAGAGGGACTTCCTGCTATTTCTCTTGGAGCTAGAAAAACAACAAATATATTTAGATTATTTCCACTTGAACTAAGATATGAATTAGACATCAATCCATTCCATACAAAAAATTCTGGCAAAAAAGTTAGTGCAAAAGGAGCATATCATTCTGCTGCATTTTTGCTTCAACGATGTCTTGCTGATGATAGAGATGTATCTCCAGAAGAAATTGAACTTGCAGCAATAACTGAACATGTTCTTGAAGATGAGACAGAGAGAAGTGTAGGAAAAATAATTCTTTCGGATGAGTTGCCAAATGGCTCTGGATTTGTGGAGTATTTATTTGACAATTTAGAATTCTTTTTTGATATGTGTCTAAATCCCAAAGAAGAGCATCGGTTTGCAAAAAGCTTTATAAACGAACAACATGCAAAACAATGTAAATCTTCTTGTTATAAAGATTTACAAAATTATAGAAATCTAAATTATCATGGAATATTAGATTGGCGACTAGGGATTTCCTTAATAAGAGTTCTAAGCAATAGAAATTATATTGTTGGGTTAGATAACGATTGGTCGTATATAGATATTGCTGATTGGTCTGAATTTGCATTACAGCTATCTATTGATTTTGCTAACTCAATAGACAAACAAATATTAGCAGACAAAACTAACTTGAAAGTTCATAAAGGAATTCCTTTTATAAAATATAGAGATATTAATATAGTTGTTGTTCATCCTTTCTGGAATTATGTTGGGGGGCATTATCCTGAAGATAACTCTCTCTCCGAAATTATTATGGAGTGTGAATCATCTGAGCGAATATTCTTTGCAGATACTTTTAACTTATATAGGAGAATGTCCTGGTCTTACCATGAATTTTTCAAATGGCTCAGAACACTATGA
- a CDS encoding DNA cytosine methyltransferase, whose product MTKNRKHIELFAGCGGMAVGMEAAGFELLFANEVSPMASNTFASNLLDIDITKPNEKVKWVHSRYPKKSYEKRLRENLLSHNEDENCELIFEKDLSDLSGSLLVGDVRHLRNKLIEYNINNPYEGELDLVSGGPPCQSFSLAGKRELENYKNRLPLDFAEICEIIKPKVVLLENVKGILSAFRDGKKKYYAWFEVAKAFAQKGFAPVCMLLNSKYYGIAQNRPRYIMVAFREDIFYKVLEKYPENKILLKVASFYSKVHSDFDKLNLMDLDYYDIEKNTELFDGYILPKPTTFNKETWISVKDAIDDLINVKCGKKSSYVNSINELFKSNFSSLDKIHNHNYRNHTDKIKKRFLFYQILNHANGLKESILEKKKDNLVIANDDIKKLYNELKSTIKNFGSLFSSLMSFQKFIRDVSLTKKHSQRALVQTLPSPAQLTIPDDICHYSIFENRVLTVREMARIQSFPDWFIFKSKETTGGENRSFEVPQYTQVGNAVPPKLAYEIGSHINSLLNKIETNGL is encoded by the coding sequence TTGACAAAAAACAGAAAACATATTGAATTATTTGCAGGTTGTGGAGGGATGGCAGTAGGTATGGAAGCCGCAGGTTTTGAGCTACTGTTTGCTAATGAAGTTTCACCAATGGCTAGTAATACTTTTGCATCTAATCTATTAGATATAGATATAACCAAACCTAATGAAAAGGTAAAGTGGGTTCACTCACGATATCCTAAAAAATCTTACGAAAAAAGGCTCCGAGAAAACTTATTATCACATAACGAAGATGAAAACTGTGAATTAATATTCGAAAAAGATTTAAGCGACTTATCAGGAAGCTTATTAGTTGGAGATGTAAGACATTTAAGAAATAAATTAATTGAGTACAATATTAACAATCCTTATGAAGGAGAATTAGATTTAGTTTCTGGAGGCCCTCCATGTCAGAGTTTTAGTCTTGCAGGAAAAAGAGAATTAGAAAACTATAAAAATAGATTACCATTAGATTTTGCAGAAATTTGTGAAATAATTAAACCTAAAGTAGTTTTATTAGAAAATGTTAAAGGGATTTTATCTGCATTTCGTGATGGCAAGAAAAAATATTATGCCTGGTTTGAAGTTGCAAAAGCTTTCGCCCAGAAAGGTTTTGCACCTGTGTGTATGCTACTAAATTCTAAATATTATGGTATTGCACAGAATAGGCCCAGATATATAATGGTTGCCTTTCGAGAAGATATTTTTTATAAAGTCCTTGAAAAATACCCTGAAAATAAGATACTTCTAAAAGTTGCATCTTTTTATTCAAAAGTCCACTCTGATTTTGACAAATTAAATCTCATGGACTTAGATTACTATGATATTGAAAAAAACACAGAATTATTTGATGGATATATTTTACCTAAGCCTACTACTTTTAATAAAGAGACTTGGATATCTGTTAAGGATGCTATTGATGATTTAATAAATGTTAAGTGTGGTAAAAAATCTAGTTATGTTAACTCCATCAACGAACTTTTTAAATCTAATTTTAGCTCCCTTGATAAAATACATAATCATAATTATAGAAATCACACAGATAAAATAAAAAAAAGATTTTTGTTTTATCAGATTCTAAACCATGCAAATGGATTAAAAGAATCTATTTTAGAAAAGAAAAAAGATAATTTAGTAATTGCTAATGATGATATAAAAAAACTATACAATGAGTTAAAATCAACAATTAAAAACTTTGGTTCATTGTTTAGTTCTTTAATGAGTTTTCAAAAATTCATTAGAGATGTCTCTTTAACTAAGAAACACTCTCAAAGGGCCCTTGTACAGACATTGCCATCACCTGCACAACTTACTATTCCTGATGATATTTGCCACTATTCTATATTCGAAAATCGAGTTCTTACTGTCCGAGAAATGGCAAGGATTCAAAGTTTTCCAGATTGGTTCATCTTTAAGTCAAAAGAAACTACAGGTGGTGAGAACAGAAGCTTTGAAGTACCTCAATATACTCAGGTAGGTAATGCAGTTCCGCCAAAGTTAGCCTATGAAATAGGTAGCCATATAAATTCACTTTTAAATAAAATTGAGACGAATGGCTTATAA